The following proteins come from a genomic window of Taeniopygia guttata chromosome 25, bTaeGut7.mat, whole genome shotgun sequence:
- the LOC140680605 gene encoding coiled-coil domain-containing protein 180-like isoform X2, with the protein MFTERKAVNRSSRPRHSEMFADAMPFLMSNQQKCVGTTPISDFTKKPQSDRQSTTFPEAWGNVGASSAEEVRGLPDVVVPEETGSSTWKNLAERRQKHHDRAVMGMQRELGCIGREMAASVLNLQELLQLQVMKSDEKSKLLFEKVASDMALEAFSFEGLEELWNMIHEESSNRRKCIRAMDASLKETERSRAMKITEVLTKYTVKLEEISFFLAADVHKLINNKAMNINRALLGNERATAKLLFNLMKSELEKEKLHQLKWQERVKDWKLIQKNCVIQSFREFMASEEVQNPPAVEMENMIKEQIVLGEQRLRVSQHIGALLPPTHTKSDLNEWYRTLENLNTSIDTHSAEFVEKLRVQYELVQGKCQEKVQTCKMTLLDKNICTVEDVEIVHSNMLQMTEKLKHRFEEELEHMDSDFKEMAKWHEQHCRGLYSCVQEAMGLWDVHLLKLSQQEDVLEEKVDKYRLEQDDIIQVMKDDLDTILEKMKMASCEEELKEYLENALSSLDQIRASDLQFDRNETFKQIVMNEVMAYPKAILWELISYSISISQHFNVKEIFKQNLQDTIDSTVQDQNNTSTVQTGLEARTSQPRAEQDDHLCQLVPEDGDSCQKSAGEKKLTEKQVILAQEIEETEEEEDEESMPHKSEENEHAEQGLSITQVSEQENKFEGEGSLVQIKEK; encoded by the exons ATGTTCACAGAGAGGAAGGCTGTAAACAGATCTTCAAGgccaag GCATTCAGAAATGTTTGCTGATGCCATGCCATTTCTGATGAGTAATCAGCAGAAATGTGTTGGAACAACACCCATCAGTGACTTCACAAAAAAGCCACAGTCAGACAG acAATCTACAACTTTTCCAGAGGCATGGGGAAACGTAGGTGCAAGTTCAGCTGAGGAAGTCAGAGGCCTGCCCGATGTAGTTG TTCCTGAGGAAACAGGCAGCAGTACATGGAAGAACCTGGCAGAACGGCGGCAAAAGCATCACGATAGAGCAGTGATGGGAATGCAGCGGGAGCTGGGCTGCATTGGCAGG GAGATGGCAGCCTCTGTTTTGAATCTTCAAGAACTCCTTCAGCTTCAAGTGATGAAATCAGATGAAAAGAGTAAACTTCTGTTTGAAAAGGTTGCATCTGACATGGCTTTGGAAGCCTTCTCATTTGAA GGTTTGGAAGAACTCTGGAATATGATACACGAGGAGTCCTCAAACAGAAGGAAGTGTATCAGGGCAATGGATGCATCCCTAAAGGAGACTGAAAGGAGTCGAGCCATGAAA ATAACAGAGGTACTGACCAAGTATACAGTGAAACTGGAGGAAATTTCCTTCTTCTTGGCAGCTGATGTTCACAAGCTCATAAACAATAAGGCAATG aaTATAAACAGAGCATTGCTGGGTAATGAGAGGGCAACTGCCAAGCTGCTCTTTAATCTAATGAAATCGGagcttgagaaagaaaaattgcatcAACTGAAGTGGCAAGAGAGAGTCAAGGACTGGAAGCTCATCCAAAAGAACTGTGTTATTCAGAGCTTCAG AGAATTTATGGCAAGTGAAGAAGTACAGAATCCCCCAGCtgtggaaatggaaaatatgattAAGGAGCAAATTGTACTTGGTGAACAGAGACTGAGGGTTTCGCAGCATATTGG TGCCTTGCTGCCTCCAACACATACAAAATCTGACTTAAATGAATGGTACAGAACTCTGGAGAATTTAAACACAAGTATAG ACACCCATAGTGCAGAGTTTGTGGAGAAATTGCGTGTCCAGTATGAGCTGGTGCAGGGCAAATGTCAGGAAAAAGTGCAGACCTGCAAG ATGACCCTGTTGGATAAGAACATTTGCACAGTAGAAGATGTTGAAATTGTACATTCCAACATGCTTCAGATGACTGAGAAACTAAAACACAGGTTTGAAGAAGAACTGGAGCACATGGAT aGCGATTTTAAGGAGATGGCTAAATGGCATGAGCAGCATTGTCGAGGCTTGTACAGCTGTGTTCAGGAGGCCATGGGTCTGTGGGATGTCCATCTACTCAAACTGTCACAGCAGGAAGATGTACTTGAGGAAAAAGTAGATAAATACAGATTGGAACAGGATGACATAATACAG GTGATGAAAGATGATCTGGATacaattttggaaaaaatgaaaatggcaaGCTGTGAAGAAGAGCTGAAGGAATATTTGGAGAATGCCCTTTCTTCTCTAGATCAAATTAGAGCTAG TGATCTTCAATTTGACAGGAATGAAACATTCAAGCAGATTGTAATGAATGAAGTAATGGCTTATCCAAAAGCTATTTTGTGGGAGTTGATTTCTTATAGTATATCCATCAGCCAGCATTTTAATGTGAAGGAAATCTTCAAAcag aaCTTGCAAGACACAATAGACTCCACAGTTCAAGATCAAAATAATACCTCAACAGTCCAAACAG GGCTCGAGGCAAGGacatcccagcccagagcagagcaggacgaTCACctctgtcagctggtgccagaAGATGGGGACAGTTGTCAAAAatcagctggagaaaaaaagctaACAGAGAAACAGGTGATCTTGGCACAGGAAATTGAagaaacagaggaagaagaagatgagGAGAGTATGCCTcataaaagtgaagaaaatgagCATGCAGAACAGGGACTAAGCATTACACAGGTAAGTGAGCAAGAGAATAAATTTGAAGGTGAAGGCAGTCTTGTCCAAATTAAGGAGAAATAG